In the Populus trichocarpa isolate Nisqually-1 chromosome 1, P.trichocarpa_v4.1, whole genome shotgun sequence genome, GCATGCAGCAAAGAGTGAAGGCTGCAAGTTCTGCAGAGCATATGAAAGTGTTGTCTATGGAATCTTCAAATGCAGACACTCTTTTTCAGCAGTTGGACAAGCTTCGTATGGTTTATGAAGAATATACCAAAATTGGCAAGGAAACAATTCCTCTTGCTGAGAAAAACTTGAGTGAGCTAACTGAAGAGCTGGAGCAAAAGTCTCAAGCCCTTGATGATGTAAGTACAGTATTGCTTCTGGcacttttaacttttaaataacttttgtcTGCTGAACTGGAATGCTGGACTTGTTATAATGGAGCTGTCTTTGGTTTTTATATGCTATAGCTCAGAACAAGTTTATACGTCACCCACGGGCATCAATGATATACTGTCTGCTCCTGGGAAAGCATGTGAACCATAGTctcacttaattaattaatcaatctgTGAAAAAAATGTTCTGTTCATAActcttttttcctctcaattTGTTATCTAATATTTAGCTTTTAGATGTTGGACTGTATTATGTTGTCAAGAATTTTTAGCGATGATAAGGATAATGTAGTCATGACACTGGAGATCAGTGGTTATAACATGagggattgatttttttcaagtggGAGCATTTCAAGAACAAGAGAAAGTCCCCATGTCACGTCTTTCATAATTTCCCTAGAGGACATTCGTAGAAAGGGCATGACACAAATATAAGCTCAACAAAATCCAGGGCTGACATTGCTGAAATTATTGGAGAACAGTTTCTTGGAAGATGAGGACTGTCTTATATATCTTTTGTTGAAGAAGCAATAGATGTCTCCCTGGATTGAACCTAATTGGATGGAAATCTACaattggattttgaatttttagcaAAGACACAGGCGTCAGTATGCCTGGACTGCATCATATGGAAGAGCCGAATAGACATAGTTCAAGACTGTAGAAATGCAGCTGCCTACTATCACACAAAAGTTGCAACTTGCAGAGAAAACTAGTGAAATTAAGTAAATAACCATGCAGCCGACCCAAAATAGGGAGTGCAGCCCCATGCGGTTGACTTTATTGTTGTTGGGTTGATGGTTTTATGCTCTATGTAGTGGGTTGAACTTTATTTTGAAATAGCCCTTCCATAAAAgtcaaaagtttttttcttttttgcaattatttataatccttttaatataattcttgTATCATTTCCAATTGCATATGGTATCATGGCAGCTAGTGGATAAGGAGGGCCTCAGAACTCAGACGTGCTCTGTTATCGTggatttattattctttaatgtGATATTTGGTGGCTAATCATTGATTTTGCTTGATGATTGTTTAGTTATGAGTATGACAGTGCAGAATGGTTTTGCTCATAGGTGTTGGGTGTTTTAGCTCAAACAAAGGCCGAAAAAGACTCAGTTGAGGCCTTGGTGCAACCTGTTGAAACAGCTGATAGGCTTTTCCAAGAAATTCAGACTTGGCAAAAGCAAGTCGATGATTTAGAATACAAGCTTGATTTTAGAGGGCAAGGTGTTAGAACCATGGAAGAAGTGCAGTCAGAGCTAAGTAGTTTGCAAGGCACAAAGTATAGCAGCTTATCCCTTAAttatctatttgattttttttccagcataCTTATCAAGCATTTTCCAGTTAGTGACCGCCCACATTctcaaaatacatgttttttttatcattttattttattttgatttacagtTCTGAAGTTGCCATATCATTTCAGGATAtatcagtattttttttcttcctctttttcctTGAGCTTTATCTCTCTCTTGACAGGGATAATTTGCATAATGAAGTGGAGAAGTTAAGGGATGAGCAAAGGTACATGGAAAATGATTTATCACATATTCAAATTCGGTGGCATGCTCTGCGGGAGGAAAAAGTTACGGCAGCTAATATATTGCGTGATGTTAAAAAGTCAGAAGAAGAGTTAGAACGTTTGGTAGAGGAAAAACATCAAGTTGAGCTGGAAGAGAAGGttgtctttattttcttaattgttaaTAGTCCATGACtgtatattttctattttcatttaattttaaaatcttgtgACCGTTTTGTTGAGCAGCTGTTTTTGTCTGTTTCTAAAGATTTTAGAACTTCTGAAACGACAAAATGTggatttcaaaattttcatgaTTGGTTTTATGTATTAACTTTCCATTTCAATTAAGTTTTTCCAGTTTGGTGGTCAATGCTTTGAGAGAATTTGACTGAATGCTTGATGCTGCGAGTTGTGACTTTCTTGGTGTAGTGCAGTAACCTGGAGTCCATGGCTATAACTTGCTCTGATAATTAGTTTACTAAATGCAgtcttaataaaaaacaattcctttTGCTgtaatataattgattttctgTGGTCCCTTTCCAGCATTTGGCAGAGGCTGTTGGTCCTTTATCTagggagaaagaaaaattacagGGCGAACACAATGAGTTGAAAGTCCAACTTGAGCGGGAATACgaggaacaaaaaaaacagttaGACAACTTTAAACAGGAGGTGGACACACTTGTTAGAATTGCATCAAAGATTAGAGAGTAAGTTCTATGAAACCGAGCTTTTCTCGGGTGTTGTATCTAAAGTCTCTATTTCTTGGTAATCAAAGCCCAAAGATCTATGAACTATCCCATGTTTGACCAGCCAAGCAGACAGAGGACCCTGtataatttttctctcttcccCATTCTTGTTTGTACAAGCATTTCCTATTTCCAATGAAATTGAGGGGGATGATTTTCCTCATTTGCATTGATCATCAATTCTGTTTGCCAGgtattataatttaaagaaaggtgaaagattgaaagaaatgcaagaaaaactaTCTTTATCCGAGTCCCAACTTCAAGGTTGTGATGCTAGGAAGCAGGAAATTTTAGCAGAACTCAATGACAGTAAAAATGCAGTGCGAAGTCAAGATAACCTTAGAAGAAGTATTGAGGACAACTTAAATTACAGGAAAATAAAGGCTGAAGTGGAAGAGCTTACCAGGGAGATTGAATCATTGGAAGAGAGAATACTGAAGATTGGTGGGTTTTCCTCATTTGAAGCTGAACTTGCAAAGCTATtacaagaaagagagagactTCTTTCAGAGGtatgtatgaaaaataatatatctttctTTGAGACTGATATTTTATGTCCCTGCTGATGTaccttccttttcttatttgccattttatttttaagcttgGTTAACCCACAAGTCTGTCATAACAAAACTTTATACTGTTAATTTAAATAAGTGTTAGGTTATAGAGTAGATCTAATTGAGACTATTATTGAATAATGCAATTTTGGTGTTTCaggtttgatttgtttaatgTATGGTGACCGGGCCTTTTCATGTTGTAACTTTATCTTAATACACTGGATTAATTGTTAGGATACACAATTTGATCTTATTGACGTCTGTTAAGGAATAACACGGTGGTTACGCTTTGGGTTTAGTGTATGGTGGCTATGGATCTTTTCATTTGATAACTTAATTATTCTGGTCATATGTTTAGGGTTGTGTCAGAACCTGCTGCTTTGTTCCATGGATTAATCATTTGGTTTGTTTGTTACTTCATCTGCCTCTGCATGTTCTTGAGACTGAATTTGCCTTACACATATGAGGAACTTCAACGAAAAGTAGATTCTCTTTTGATGCAGTCCTAACCTTGGTGACTTAAACACTGGTATTGCATACTCGAGTCTTGGCTACTAGAGAATTAGGAAATAATGTCTTGAAGTGTTTTATTAGAGGAGGTGTTGCTGGGTTTGAACCTGGGACACCCACTGGTACCATGGACGCTGCCCTCCCTGATAGTGAAAATGTGCAATGATATATCTATCTTTTAACTCTAAAGTGTTCCATGTATGATTGTATCTTATAGGAAAATGGGCTcctatttttttgtattgtattgCAGTCGAATGAATTAGGGAGATATGGAAACCGATATTCTTGGAGAAAGAGTAATGGTATTTGTTTAGTTGATTAATGTGCCAAGgatatttttgtccttttttgtCTAAACAGTTGAACAGGTTCCGTGGAACAATGTCTGTTTACCAGAACAATATTtcgaagaataaaattgatctTAAACAGGTGCAATACAAAGATATTGATAAGCGATACTTTGATCAGTTAATCCAGCTAAAGGTGGGACATTTTGCTGACTGCTTGGATGTGTTTTTTGTTACTCATCCCAATCTGTTGTTAACTTGGACATCTTGTTACAGACTACTGAAATGGCAAACAAGGACCTGGACAGATACTACAATGCACTTGACAAGTGAGCTTTTCCAATTAAGTTTTATATTGCTTTTTGGTTCATTTTGACACCTGTTTTTATTATCAGGGATTGGTACATACTAAAATAAAAGCTATATAATACAATGCATCTGAAAGTCACTTGTGTTGTTTGCTGGATACTGTATAAGATATCTGTGTACTGCATTCAAAACTCttcaatttgatattatataagATATCCGCGTTTGATGTTGGGCTGTTGGCTGCCCCTCACAAGTTCATACAGCAGCTTTGATCGTATGTCATCATGACTTTTCTCAGTGCCTTGGTTCAATCTTGTATGGCTATGTCTTGTGTTTATAACAATCACTACTTAATGGTTTATGAACTCTCACCGAGAATTTTGCAGCACCACAATAGCTTGCAAATGCATATTTTACTTACCaagggaacaaaaaaaaagtagcagATGGCCAAAAAAATTGGGGCTTCTAGGCTAGTGCTTTATTTTATTGCTCCTCCTTGATCTGTGGCTCATAAAATTGTGCATTGCTTCTTTATTGAACATGGTGTCTCTCTGTCTGTTTTATTATACTTGGAACTTGATGGGAATTGAACATGGGAATGCCTGTTACCCCTTAACTCCCGGACTCAACTCAACTGgtatgtttgttaaaaaaaaaactcatctggTATGTGGGTGAGAGGGCATGCTTCGGAACATTGCTCACTCTTTTCTGATGTTAAATCCTCTTTACCTTCAATAGAAGAATGCATTCTACATGGGAAAGGGACTTTTTTCAGCTAGTGTCTTCCTCTTTCTACTGACTAGAATTAACTGTCACTGTGTTGTTAGGGCACTCATGCGCTTCCACACAATGAAAATGgaggaaattaataaaatcattcGGGAATTGTGGCAACAAACATACAGAGGACAGGATATAGATTATATTAGCATACATTCAGATTCTGAAGGTGCTGGGACTCGTTCTTACAGCTACAaggtaaaaaagtaaaaacaactcTAAAAACTGTGCTTACTTCTcacagttaatttttttctgccCTATGACTGCATATCATTCTTCCATTGCATTCAATGCAGGTTGTCATGCAGACAGGTGACGCTGAGCTTGAAATGAGAGGAAGGTGTAGTGCTGGTCAGAAGGTGAGTAATATTTGACTGCTATTTCCCTTCAGTTTTTACAACGAGGGAATTGAGAACTTATGGTTCATTCATAGGTCCTTGCTTCACTTATTATTCGGTTGGCTTTAGCCGAGACATTTTGCCTCCACTGTGGAATACTAGCTCTAGATGAACCTACAACAAACTTGGATGGCCCAAATGCTGAGAGTCTTGCTGCAGCTCTCCTTAGGTAAGATCAGAATATGAAGTCCATCATAGGATAACTAATCACATTTTCCCATCAAACTGGGGGGGGAGCTTATAGAATTATAATGAGATATTGTATTAACTAGTCTTcctgtttttcattttctccaGAATCATGGAGGATAGGAAGGGCCAGGAGAATTTTCAACTGATTGTAATTACTCATGATGAGCGATTTGCTCAACTTATCGGTCAGCGACAGCATGCAGAAAGATACTATCGAGTTGCAAAAGATGATCAGTATGGCTTTTCAATTTTACTCTGTTGTCTTGTGTTACTGGGTCTGACCTGTTTTAGCTTTccatttgttatttaattttatctcttagtAATTTCTATCATTGAGACTGACTTCTCTTGCTCTCATTTCAGTCAGCATAGCATAATTGAAGCCCAAGAGATTTTCGACTGACATTTCAAAATGAGGCAGAAACTCCCTTCATCCCATTGAATGTTCTGTTTGAAACGGAAGCAAAACCCAGAAACCATTTGTATGTAAAACTattgtaattcttaatttaaataCCATTGATCTTCCTCGCatatacgttttttttttcttttttactcctGTTATTGAAAGCTACAACAGCAATCCGTCTTTATCCTCCTGCCTTTGTCCAATCAATGGCTGGGCTGCGGCTTCTCTGATATCCAAGACGTTTTAAGACTTGAGCTGAATGCGTGATCCTAACTCACCTTATCCAGTGATGTAGTGGATTTTGATACCATGTTCTGATATAATGCTGTTTTATAAAGTCATCTGGCATCACCTCATGCCCCCCCTTCTAATTAAATATTCTGATGAAACTAGTAGTCCCTACGGATCCCTGCATGAGCAAGCAATGGAAGCATGAAGGAAAGTAAGTTAAAAGGCCTGAGAATGTCGAACTACCGTATTTTGCATAATTGCTTAGTAATCAGAATCAAAATGCAGCTAGAAACGATGACAGAAAGCGATGAACTTGTCTCCGACTCCGTCTCTACAAAAGGAATGCTCTCGTTGTTGGATGCCGGCCTACAAATCCTCCAGTGTTTATAGCAGCTGGCTGCATCAAGGGGTCAATCACTAGATCAATACATGGTCATTCTAACCATTACCTACGTTTGAGGCCTTTGGTCTGACCCAGTTAGGGGGAAGATACAAGAAGGAATGTTGGAACATGGCCCTTCGATTTCCCATAGGAGCACATCTTCCAAATATAATTGGCAGTAGTCATGGTTGTTGATTCAAAGACACAGGTAGCCATTTCCAATTGTTGCTAGCATGAAAGCTTTATATAAAGCTATAACTCATTACTTTATTGGTTGGACAATCAAATACATCATAATAATAGAACAGGCCATTGAGAGGATGGAACATTATCAGAACCCAAATGACATGACATTCATCCCAGCATGACAAAAAGAACTCATCCCACCatgaccaaaaagaaaaaaaaaaaaaagagagagaaccagcataaaagtgaaattaaaatcaaaagaaaaattgaaagctAACTACAAGACCAAGAACGGACGATGAAGAAGCTTCTCTTTTCCGAGGAGGAGGGGGGGGTTGAAGTTTTCGAAGACCGGAAGCTAATGATAATTGCATAGAAGCAAGACTTAAATCCTTGTACTTAATCTCAGACATCAGAAACCCACCCAGGCACGACTGTCGAAGGAGCCTAATCCTTGTACTTCATCTCAGACATCTGAAACCCAGGCATGTCGAAGGAGCCAGAAAACTTTTCAACATCAGCCTTGAGTGCCTCAATGTCCTTGTTGTTCACCAGACCCTTGTTGAAGTCCTTCAAGAGCTTTCCATATTCCTTTTGGATGCTCAGCGTGATGGTCACAGCACGGTGGAGGAACTCTCCAATCTGTTCGAAATCCTTCTCTACCAAACCTCTTGAAGTCATGGCGGGGGTACCTGCCAACAACAACTCCAATTAATAATCCGTAAATTGTTCGATGTCATTCATTGTCTAGACAGTGGGGATTAAAACGCCCACatgttcaaagaaaaagaaagacgtccgtgttttaaaaaaagagaaccgGTTGCCCGACTTCATAACTTTACCGAAACAATCAGCACTAGACAACGCATTCTAAGGGGGTGGTTCTTACCAATTCTTACTCCTCCCGGAGCCAAAGCACTGCTGTCACCAAACACGGCATTTTTGTTGACGGTGATGTTTGCAAGGTCACAGAGCTTTTCGACCTTGTTGCCTGCAAGAACATTACTAAAGTATCAGATTTCACATCAGATGAAATCAACATGCATGACCAGCAAAGCCCTCAAACCGAGCAGTTCAATTCTTTTACCTGTCAATCCAAGGGGTCTAAGATCCCACAGAACGAGGTGGTTCTCAGTTCCTTCAGTAACAAGCTTGTATCCCTGGCCCATCAAGTAGTTTCCAAGGGCAACGGCATTTGCCTTGACTTGTTTGGCATAGGCCTTGAACCCAGGGGTTTGGACCTGTTTCAAGGCAACAGCCAGAGCACCGATCTGGTGATTGTGGGGACCGCCCTGAAGAGATGGGAAAACAGCAAAGTTGATCTTGTCTTCGAAGTCATAAACCGCATTCTCTGGCTGACCCTTCTTTGGTGGTTTAGGGCCCTTGCGATAGAAGATCATACCAGCCCTAGGACCCCTCAAACTTTTGTGGGTAGTGGTGGTGACTATGTCACAGTACTCAAAGGGGTTGGCAGCTTCCTGCAACCAAAAACAGTAGAGATTTAGACCAGATATTGACGTTTTACACTGGaatatgataaaagaaaagatgtaaCAACGCCAACAGAATTGCTAGATATAATAGTAGAAACTGAAATTCCGCAGCACAATTTAATCTCGAACCATAATCACATGGAGTGCCTTTATcgtaaaacaaattgaataaaaaaaaaatccaggttCCGTTAGCTTTGATATTTAATGATAAGCTACGAAACATGCATACACATCTCCAGATCCGAGAATTCCACCAGCTCAACACAGCTCTAGTCATCTAAATAAACACTATGCTCAGATCTAATTTGTAACATTAAATTCGATAGAAATTGACTACATAATCCCATTAGGGACATGTTTACTCTAGCATCTACTGCATGCAGGATTAATGCCCATGCAAATCAACTAGATTTTAAACTCTGGTATTTTGAAAGCTTTcaatttgcatttaaaaaaacaactgcaGAGGAAATGACAGACAAGTAAAAACAAGAAACTCGGAACCCAAATGCCGACCAATCTGGCAAATTCACATGCAACATCACATTACACAAATCCCAAATCTAGATATCAAATCACAAGCTTATTTCAGTGACTAAACGAGATCCAGAAGTTAAGAAACACCAGACTCGGGTCAAGTATTTCAGAACTTATCATCCTCtaaataaccaaaaaacaaaacaccatcAAATCCAATACTAACAAATCACTGAATAAGAAGCACAGATCCAACAACCAAAAGCGAAAAAGCAATATACATATATACCTGAGCAGCAACAAGGCCACTGATGTGAGCCATATCACAAAGCAAAAGAGCACCACACTTATCAGCGACAGATCTAAACTTTTTATAATCCCAATCTCTCGGATAAGCACTTCCACCACAAATAATAAGCTTAGGCCTAAAATCTAGAGCCTTCTCCTCCAATTTATCATAATCAATATACCCACTTTGCGAATTCACCTTGTAAGGCAAACTCTCAAAATAAATACTGGTAGCTGAAATCTTCTTGCCCCCAGATGTGTAATACCCATGAGTCAAATGCCCTCCAGAAGGCAAATCCAACCCCATGATTCTGTCATGGGGCTGAAGAACTGCTGTATAAGCAGCAAAATTTGCAGGAGAACCTGAATATGGCTGAACATTTACACCCCATTTTGTGGGGTCTAAATGAAAAGCTTCAAGAGCCCGAGATCTGCAGAGATTTTCAATCTGATCAATATATTCATTCCCGCCGTAGTAGCGGTTTCCTGGCATACCCTCTGAGTACTTATTAGTCAGAGCGCTGCCAAGGGCCTCTATAACGGCGAAAGATGTGAAATTTTCTGAAGCGATGAGCTCGATACCTCTGCATTGCCGGCGTTTTTCCTTCTCGATCAAGTCGTGGATTTCTGGGTCCACTGATTCCAGGGAGGTGTTTCCCCATGCAGTGACTGGATCCATTGGAGggatatagagagagagagagagagagagagagagaggaactgGCGTTCGGGGGGGCAGAAGAAGAAGGTGGGCTGGGGAGTGGCAAGGGGAGAGGAGGATCTTGTTGGGTTTAAAAAGGGAAGAGGAGTGGGTGAGGTTATAGAAAATTACAGTTTTGGGGTTATGGATTTATTTAGGTGGTATGAGGTGGCTAGAATCTAGATAGAGAGGAGAGGTGGTGTTCATGCTGCCACATAGAGGAAGGCTTTTTTAGCAAAGAGTGGTGTTCTTTATGTCTTTTGCGAAGGTCAAGTGATTTATGAGTTTTGGAGGTTTGACTATAATAACTAGATTTGTCGGCCGCGTGTTGCCCGCGGGCTgagccattttttttaatataaaaaaaaaatgttagggtaaaaacatttaaagtttcaatttattcatCCAAtcgatattttaaataatataaaaataaaaatatagcaaaaataaataaattaacaaaaaaaaaaaaccatacgtgagattataaaataacacaatactaacctaataaaagataaactatagaaaaaaaatcaaagcaaaactcaaaaaataaaaaaagaataagcttaaaaaaaaacaagcaaatccAGACGAATCTCCTAAACCTaatctaatctctaaaacttgcAACTTGTTAAATCATGAACTCAAAGCTTAGCTCTTAatcgatttaattttaaaggatgaaattgttgaaaaaaaataatataaaaacttgtaaaggcaacaaaaaaaaacaacgataaaaagaatgaggataaagtctgagagaaaaaaaatataaggatgatgaaacttgaaaaaaaaataaaaacaatctcaaacaaaataaatagcaattaaaaagaaTGGGTACTaaacttgaaagattaaaaaaatcataagaaatgatattgaaaaatatttgtaatttgataaattatttatagattaaaaaaaagtaggagtgaaattgaaaaaaatatatataaagagctAACACAAtagaataaaatcataaaaaataaggaaacaaaacccaaaaaaatagaaaataagaaaaaatcagcttagaaattgtaaacaaaaagacaaaaaattcaaaaaaacaaggatcaaattgaaaaataataatatatcataattttgaattggaagattaaattaaaaaaaataaaaattgtacaaAATagtcaagaaaagaaattagaaatcaaaataacaagtatcgaattaaaaaaatatatcacaaattgggattgaagaatgaaattgaatgtAACACCCGACGATTTCGTAagcatttaaaattaatttcctaCAATTTGGTACGTAAAAAtacgagtttttttatttatttattttacactgTAACAAAATTTTTACTGAAATTTCGgtagagtctcccctatactaggaggtcccaagttaccaACAACTCATCCTATACATATCTCATGTTCATTCCATAATCAACATATATCC is a window encoding:
- the LOC7461640 gene encoding serine hydroxymethyltransferase 4, whose product is MDPVTAWGNTSLESVDPEIHDLIEKEKRRQCRGIELIASENFTSFAVIEALGSALTNKYSEGMPGNRYYGGNEYIDQIENLCRSRALEAFHLDPTKWGVNVQPYSGSPANFAAYTAVLQPHDRIMGLDLPSGGHLTHGYYTSGGKKISATSIYFESLPYKVNSQSGYIDYDKLEEKALDFRPKLIICGGSAYPRDWDYKKFRSVADKCGALLLCDMAHISGLVAAQEAANPFEYCDIVTTTTHKSLRGPRAGMIFYRKGPKPPKKGQPENAVYDFEDKINFAVFPSLQGGPHNHQIGALAVALKQVQTPGFKAYAKQVKANAVALGNYLMGQGYKLVTEGTENHLVLWDLRPLGLTGNKVEKLCDLANITVNKNAVFGDSSALAPGGVRIGTPAMTSRGLVEKDFEQIGEFLHRAVTITLSIQKEYGKLLKDFNKGLVNNKDIEALKADVEKFSGSFDMPGFQMSEMKYKD